One stretch of Rathayibacter festucae DSM 15932 DNA includes these proteins:
- a CDS encoding TetR family transcriptional regulator: MTALSDGSPAAPTAKQRQAEATRTRLLDAAFDEFQRYGLAGARVDRIAEHAASNKRLIYVYFGDKEQLFDTVLVRNLEPMIDGVEFTIEDLPGYAANLFDYLEARPELLRLFAWRTLEHSDASTASEVERDSYRTKSDAIAEAQAAGLISSDLPGSHLLAAILALVQSWSAASPALALAQGAGEDGPDRRRQSVHSATARLIEVK, encoded by the coding sequence ATGACTGCACTCTCTGACGGCTCGCCTGCCGCGCCGACCGCGAAGCAGCGCCAGGCCGAGGCGACCAGGACGCGGCTTCTGGACGCGGCGTTCGATGAGTTCCAGCGCTACGGACTCGCCGGAGCGCGGGTCGACCGGATCGCTGAGCACGCGGCATCGAACAAGCGGCTGATCTACGTCTACTTCGGCGACAAGGAGCAGCTGTTCGACACGGTCCTGGTGCGCAACCTCGAGCCGATGATCGACGGCGTCGAGTTCACGATCGAGGACCTGCCGGGGTACGCGGCGAACCTCTTCGACTATCTCGAGGCCCGCCCGGAGCTCCTGCGCCTGTTCGCCTGGCGAACCTTGGAGCACTCCGATGCTTCGACGGCGTCCGAGGTCGAGCGCGACTCCTATCGGACGAAGAGCGACGCCATCGCCGAGGCGCAGGCCGCAGGGCTGATCTCGTCGGATCTTCCGGGGTCGCATCTGCTGGCGGCGATCCTCGCACTGGTTCAGAGCTGGTCCGCTGCGTCGCCGGCACTCGCGCTGGCCCAAGGTGCTGGAGAGGACGGACCCGACCGGCGGCGCCAGAGCGTCCATTCCGCGACCGCACGCCTCATCGAGGTGAAGTGA
- a CDS encoding SDR family oxidoreductase, with protein sequence MTTWLITGTSSGFGRHLTEILLERGDTVAATLRSPSRLDDLAEVHGDRLWRRSLDVTDAARTRAVVDEAFAELGTIDVVVSNAGYGLFGAAEELSDEQIDRQLATNVTGAITLVRAVVPHLRAQGGGRILQVASMGGQLAFPGMSLYHASKWALEGFFEALSPEMAPFGISTTLIEPGMSRTGFGGASADVAPPLDSYAGTPAADFVRGHLPLEAMPGDPRKMAAAMIAVAELADPPLRQALGSDADAMIRATLLARLSAMDVHRDIALSTDADDYVAAPAH encoded by the coding sequence ATGACCACCTGGCTCATCACCGGAACGTCCAGCGGCTTCGGCCGCCACCTGACCGAGATCCTGCTCGAGCGCGGCGACACGGTCGCTGCGACCCTCCGCAGCCCGTCCCGCCTCGACGACCTCGCCGAGGTCCACGGCGACCGGCTGTGGCGCCGCTCGCTCGACGTCACCGATGCCGCCCGGACGCGCGCGGTCGTCGACGAGGCGTTCGCCGAGCTCGGCACCATCGACGTCGTCGTCTCCAACGCGGGCTACGGCCTCTTCGGAGCCGCCGAGGAGCTCTCCGACGAGCAGATCGACCGGCAGCTCGCCACCAATGTCACCGGCGCCATCACCCTGGTCCGGGCCGTCGTCCCGCACCTCCGAGCCCAGGGCGGAGGGCGGATCCTGCAGGTGGCGAGCATGGGCGGCCAGCTCGCGTTCCCCGGGATGTCGCTCTACCACGCCAGCAAGTGGGCGCTCGAGGGGTTCTTCGAGGCGCTCTCCCCGGAGATGGCGCCCTTCGGCATCTCCACCACGCTGATCGAGCCCGGCATGTCCCGCACCGGCTTCGGCGGAGCATCCGCCGACGTCGCACCGCCCCTCGACTCCTACGCCGGCACACCGGCGGCCGACTTCGTCCGCGGACACCTCCCCCTCGAGGCCATGCCGGGCGATCCCCGCAAGATGGCCGCCGCGATGATCGCCGTCGCCGAGCTGGCCGACCCGCCGTTGCGCCAGGCGCTCGGCTCCGACGCGGACGCCATGATCCGCGCCACCCTCCTCGCCCGCCTCAGCGCGATGGACGTCCACCGCGACATCGCGCTCAGCACCGACGCCGACGACTACGTCGCCGCGCC